A stretch of the Corylus avellana chromosome ca6, CavTom2PMs-1.0 genome encodes the following:
- the LOC132184361 gene encoding bystin-like — MRPLPKLDNSIIDLYKGVGKLLRSYTAGKMPKAFKHIPSMQLWEDILYLTEPENWSPNALYQSTRIFASNLGAKKAERFYKLVLLPRVREDIRKNQRLHFALYQALKKSLYKPAAFFKGILFPLCESRTCNLREAVIIGSIIQKVSIPPLHSSVALLKLAEMEYGGTTSYFIKLLLEKKYALPHRVLDATVAHFMRFLEDTRIMPVIWHQSLLAFVQRYKNDLRKEDKDNLRNLLEMQKHKLVTPEIRRELNNSRNRGEKEDDLMSISSPVSVINKTIEEDRFDIPEVPMEED, encoded by the exons ATGCGACCATTGCCTAAATTGGATAACTCCATCATCGATTTATACAAGGG GGTTGGCAAGCTTCTTCGTAGTTACACAGCAGGCAAAATGCCCAAAGCATTCAAGCACATCCCTTCAATGCAACTTTGGGAGGATATCCTATATCTGACTGAGCCTGAGAACTGGTCACCAAATGCTCTGTATCAATCCACAAGAATTTTTGCTTCCAATTTGGGTGCAAAGAAGGCAGAACGCTTCTACAAACTAGTTTTGCTCCCACGAGTGAGAGAAGATATTCGGAAGAATCAGCGGCTTCATTTCGCTTTATATCAAGCTTTGAAGAAGTCGCTCTACAAACCTGCTGCATTCTTCAAAGGAATATTGTTCCCTCTATGTGAG TCAAGGACCTGCAATCTTAGGGAAGCTGTCATAATTGGGAGCATTATACAGAAGGTCTCCATTCCTCCCCTTCATTCAAG TGTTGCATTATTGAAGCTTGCAGAGATGGAATATGGTGGTACAACAAG CTATTTTATAAAGCTTCTTTTGGAGAAGAAGTATGCTTTGCCACATCGTGTACTTGATGCTACCGTTGCTCATTTTATGAGATTCCTCGAAGATACCAGGATAATGCCTGTAATATGGCACCAATCATTACTTGCATTTGTGCAAAG GTACAAAAATGACCTGCGGAAGGAGGATAAAGATAACCTTAGAAATCTACTTGAAATGCAAAAGCACAAACTA GTTACTCCTGAAATCCGCCGGGAGCTAAATAATAGCCGCAACCGTGGTGAAAAGGAGGATGATCTTATGTCAATAT CCTCTCCTGTTTCTGTGATCAATAAAACTATTGAAGAAGACAGGTTTGATATTCCAGAGGTTCCGATGGAGGAGGATTGA